Part of the Bacteroidota bacterium genome, GAAATGCCTTTACAACTCTTCCAATCATAATTATTCCTGAAATTACCAGAATGATTCCCGCAATGCGGTTGATCCAGTGAAGAATGTTCGGACTTAGGAAACTAGTGATTTTATTTGCACCTATTGCTTTCAAAATATCTGTTCCGAGAACTGTAAGAAGCGTTGTAGCAAAAAGAGTAATAATATCGAATTGAGAAAAATCAGAATGTGTGCTTACTGTACCAACAACCCCAAGCCAAAAAATTATCACAAAAGGATTAATGAGGTTAATAGCAAATCCTTTGAGAGCGATCATAGGTAAAGTAGTTTTTTTCGAAAGAAGTTTTTCCATATCTCCCTCTCGTGTTTC contains:
- a CDS encoding LysE family transporter, with translation MFNSLTNAILDGILLGFTLAILTGPAFFALLQTSIRNGYKSGIAFAIGVFISDTIIISLSYLGALRLFNDPKNNFIIGIIGGTILIMFGIFNTFQKHPLEMETREGDMEKLLSKKTTLPMIALKGFAINLINPFVIIFWLGVVGTVSTHSDFSQFDIITLFATTLLTVLGTDILKAIGANKITSFLSPNILHWINRIAGIILVISGIIMIGRVVKAFL